Proteins found in one Scylla paramamosain isolate STU-SP2022 chromosome 44, ASM3559412v1, whole genome shotgun sequence genomic segment:
- the LOC135094003 gene encoding putative glutathione-specific gamma-glutamylcyclotransferase 2 isoform X1, translating into MAGQQQETRSLWVFGYGSLCWMPGFQFGGSAVGYIQDYVRRFWQGNTTHRGTPAQPGRVATLVEEKEGCTWGVAYELKGEAALQYLEKREVALGGYNTSVVTFFPRDPNMQPFPVLLFIATPSSRDWAGQAPLHEIATQVVRCSGPSGHNVEYVLRLAEFMRVNVPEGYDEHLATLESLIRQRVKQHNLCLKTLMGDGPSEPTPAPHLQAPHQPQDAPHAPPVQEERRDTFQYSTKLPPKKLRCLNV; encoded by the exons ATGGCCGGCCAGCAGCAAGAGACGAGGAGTTTATGGGTGTTTGGTTACGGGTCACTGTGCTGGATGCCTGGGTTTCAGTTTGGCGGTTCAGCAGTGGGTTATATTCAAGATTACGTCAGGAGGTTCTGGCAAGGGAACACGACCCACAGAGGAACGCCAGCACAG cctgGGAGAGTGGCGACGctggtggaagagaaagag GGGTGCACATGGGGCGTGGCCTACGAACTGAAGGGGGAAGCGGCGTTGCAGTATCTGGAGAAGCGGGAAGTTGCCCTTGGTGGTTACAATACTTCAGTTGTGACCTTCTTCCCTCGTGACCCAAACATGCAGCCCTTCCCAGTACTCCTCTTCATTGCCACGCCCTCATCCCGCGACTGGGCAGGACAGGCGCCCCTACACGAGATTGCCACACAGGTCGTTCGCTGCTCTGGGCCCTCAG GACACAACGTGGAGTACGTGTTAAGACTGGCGGAGTTCATGAGAGTTAACGTACCAGAGGGATACGACGAGCATCTGGCAACACTGGAGTCTCTCATACGGCAGCGAGTCAAACAACACAATTTATGCCTAAAAACTCTCATGGGTGACGGCCCCTCTGAGCCTACCCCTGCCCCTCACCTCCAAGCCCCCCACCAGCCCCAGGACGCCCCCCACGCTCCCCCAGTGCAAGAGGAAAGACGGGATACCTTCCAGTACTCGACTAAATTGCCTCCCAAGAAACTTCGTTGCCTTAATGTGtaa
- the LOC135094003 gene encoding putative glutathione-specific gamma-glutamylcyclotransferase 2 isoform X2, which produces MAGQQQETRSLWVFGYGSLCWMPGFQFGGSAVGYIQDYVRRFWQGNTTHRGTPAQGCTWGVAYELKGEAALQYLEKREVALGGYNTSVVTFFPRDPNMQPFPVLLFIATPSSRDWAGQAPLHEIATQVVRCSGPSGHNVEYVLRLAEFMRVNVPEGYDEHLATLESLIRQRVKQHNLCLKTLMGDGPSEPTPAPHLQAPHQPQDAPHAPPVQEERRDTFQYSTKLPPKKLRCLNV; this is translated from the exons ATGGCCGGCCAGCAGCAAGAGACGAGGAGTTTATGGGTGTTTGGTTACGGGTCACTGTGCTGGATGCCTGGGTTTCAGTTTGGCGGTTCAGCAGTGGGTTATATTCAAGATTACGTCAGGAGGTTCTGGCAAGGGAACACGACCCACAGAGGAACGCCAGCACAG GGGTGCACATGGGGCGTGGCCTACGAACTGAAGGGGGAAGCGGCGTTGCAGTATCTGGAGAAGCGGGAAGTTGCCCTTGGTGGTTACAATACTTCAGTTGTGACCTTCTTCCCTCGTGACCCAAACATGCAGCCCTTCCCAGTACTCCTCTTCATTGCCACGCCCTCATCCCGCGACTGGGCAGGACAGGCGCCCCTACACGAGATTGCCACACAGGTCGTTCGCTGCTCTGGGCCCTCAG GACACAACGTGGAGTACGTGTTAAGACTGGCGGAGTTCATGAGAGTTAACGTACCAGAGGGATACGACGAGCATCTGGCAACACTGGAGTCTCTCATACGGCAGCGAGTCAAACAACACAATTTATGCCTAAAAACTCTCATGGGTGACGGCCCCTCTGAGCCTACCCCTGCCCCTCACCTCCAAGCCCCCCACCAGCCCCAGGACGCCCCCCACGCTCCCCCAGTGCAAGAGGAAAGACGGGATACCTTCCAGTACTCGACTAAATTGCCTCCCAAGAAACTTCGTTGCCTTAATGTGtaa
- the LOC135094003 gene encoding putative glutathione-specific gamma-glutamylcyclotransferase 2 isoform X3 — protein MAGQQQETRSLWVFGYGSLCWMPGFQFGGSAVGYIQDYVRRFWQGNTTHRGTPAQPGRVATLVEEKEGCTWGVAYELKGEAALQYLEKREVALGGYNTSVVTFFPRDPNMQPFPVLLFIATPSSRDWAGQAPLHEIATQVVRCSGPSDAQLTQAYHHHHHHEHRSLICLSATPPQFFVNLSAITTSPAVVCGCDARLTLRGPVGREKQAEEKEKWKK, from the exons ATGGCCGGCCAGCAGCAAGAGACGAGGAGTTTATGGGTGTTTGGTTACGGGTCACTGTGCTGGATGCCTGGGTTTCAGTTTGGCGGTTCAGCAGTGGGTTATATTCAAGATTACGTCAGGAGGTTCTGGCAAGGGAACACGACCCACAGAGGAACGCCAGCACAG cctgGGAGAGTGGCGACGctggtggaagagaaagag GGGTGCACATGGGGCGTGGCCTACGAACTGAAGGGGGAAGCGGCGTTGCAGTATCTGGAGAAGCGGGAAGTTGCCCTTGGTGGTTACAATACTTCAGTTGTGACCTTCTTCCCTCGTGACCCAAACATGCAGCCCTTCCCAGTACTCCTCTTCATTGCCACGCCCTCATCCCGCGACTGGGCAGGACAGGCGCCCCTACACGAGATTGCCACACAGGTCGTTCGCTGCTCTGGGCCCTCAG ATGCTCAGTTGACTCAagcctaccaccaccatcaccaccacgagcaCCGCAGCCTGATCTGCCTCTCTGCAACGCCACCTCAGTTTTTCGTTAATTTAAGTGCTATTACAACATCACCGGCGGTTGTGTGCGGTTGTGATGCGAGATTAACCCTTCGTGGAcctgtggggagagaaaaacaggcggaagaaaaggagaaatggaagaaataa